A genomic stretch from Octopus sinensis linkage group LG14, ASM634580v1, whole genome shotgun sequence includes:
- the LOC115219249 gene encoding zinc finger protein 2 produces MTSGQNMDKIGEKKVLHGSLGGKSGVLQHTNAPSHSHGMLTHMCDKSFPTTTYLNQFAAGYYLQPHGLLHANQKVFPADIYTKQFTPGNCYLQPFDAAAMHAIEKSSNQCASAVCQKQISPPTTSTPNIVTAAARVQPPPPPPPPPPPPPSSSSSSAVVGAAAIKTTIKQPIVPSSSLSSSSTPTVTTAISSQSPSPSILSQTMVNQPTKLLPSFRTVQSFAKLYSCDICLKQFTRRNTLQLHQRIHTGEKLFTCTYCAKQFVHRDKFQIHERIHTGEKPFSCGYCSKCFSRKDKLKIHESSHTGERPYHCSYCPKQFVQRDKLKIHERIHTGEKPYSCEFCPKQFARGDKLQLHRRIHTGEKLLQCSYCPKPFVQKDKLIIHERTHTGEKPFHCEVCTKQFARSDRLQIHRRTHTGEKPFHCDLCPKQFIQRCYLNIHRRIHTGEKPFQCDTCQKQFARKDKLQIHIRSHTGEKPYGCNLCSEMFMRKPQLISHKKHAHPAEMQITPEEPRMFFCDTCTKPYSTINELQMHRKIHLPIRNNFLKPTSCKNIKEYTPMSTLLWQSIHP; encoded by the coding sequence ATGACATCCGGGCAGAACATGGATAAAATCGGTGAGAAGAAGGTATTACATGGGAGCCTTGGTGGTAAGTCAGGTGTCTTGCAACATACTAATGCTCCATCACACTCACACGGTATGCTGACACATATGTGTGATAAGTCGTTTCCCACAACAACATATCTGAATCAGTTTGCGGCTGGATACTACCTCCAGCCTCACGGGTTGCTCCACGCCAACCAGAAGGTCTTCCCTGCTGACATCTACACCAAACAGTTCACCCCGGGGAACTGTTATCTGCAGCCGTTTGACGCCGCAGCGATGCACGCCATCGAGAAGTCTTCGAATCAATGTGCCAGTGCAGTTTGCCAGAAGCAAATATCGCCGCCGACGACATCAACTCCAAATATAGTCACAGCAGCAGCTAGAGTACAGCCACCgccgcctccgccaccaccaccaccaccgcccccatcatcatcgtcatcatctgcaGTTGTAGGAGCAGCAGCTATAAAAACCACAATAAAACAACCGATTGTGCCATCTTCATctttgtcatcgtcatcaacaccaACAGTTACAACAGCAATTTCCTCCCAGTCCCCGTCACCTTCGATACTGTCACAAACCATGGTGAACCAACCCACAAAACTGCTTCCGAGTTTCCGGACTGTTCAGTCGTTTGCGAAACTGTACAGCTGTGACATTTGCCTGAAGCAGTTCACACGTCGGAACACTTTGCAGCTGCACCAGAGaatccatacaggtgagaagctgTTCACCTGCACCTACTGTGCCAAACAGTTTGTCCACAGAGACAAATTCCAGATCCACGAGCGAATCCACACAGGCGAGAAACCGTTCAGCTGTGGCTATTGCTCGAAGTGTTTCTCTCGCAAAGACAAGCTAAAGATCCACGAGAGCTCCCACACAGGGGAGAGGCCCTACCACTGCAGTTATTGCCCGAAACAGTTCGTTCAAAGAGATAAGCTGAAAATACACGAACGAATTCACACAGGGGAGAAACCTTACAGCTGTGAATTCTGCCCCAAACAGTTTGCTCGTGGTGACAAGCTGCAGTTGCACAGGCgaattcacacaggtgagaagctGCTGCAATGCAGCTACTGCCCCAAACCTTTTGTACAGAAGGACAAGTTAATTATACACGAGCGGACCCACACTGGGGAGAAGCCTTTCCACTGCGAGGTCTGCACCAAGCAGTTTGCACGCAGCGACCGGCTGCAGATTCACCGGAGGACCCATACTGGGGAGAAGCCTTTCCACTGCGACCTCTGTCCAAAGCAGTTCATCCAGAGATGCTATCTGAACATTCACCGAAGGATTCATACGGGCGAGAAACCCTTTCAGTGTGACACATGCCAGAAGCAGTTTGCCAGGAAGGACAAACTGCAAATCCACATACGCAGCCATACTGGCGAGAAACCCTACGGCTGCAATCTATGCAGTGAGATGTTCATGCGCAAGCCCCAACTAATATCACACAAAAAGCATGCACATCCTGCAGAGATGCAAATTACTCCAGAAGAACCCAGAATGTTCTTCTGCGACACCTGCACCAAGCCATACTCGACAATCAATGAACTGCAAATGCACCGGAAAATACATTTGCCAATTCGTAATAATTTTCTAAAACCAACATCATGCAAAAACATAAAGGAATATACACCAATGAGTACTTTACTGTGGCAATCCATCCACCCTTAA